A window from Sinorhizobium fredii encodes these proteins:
- a CDS encoding cell wall hydrolase, which translates to MMRRSKQSRRKFRLSFSAWRAPAIIGLAIFLGFPSVAAYSDLATFLSGINRGGERWRMYLTRSPAGSLHDVDMVFADPITTGGLDGGAGMTLSDGRRVALTAESKHQGGTPDEDRVTRKLKKGRIVAVTPVTPPKDFSAGSILKRTSFLMEPDFDGAEKMAFAKPKIIGKEIEIATAFYRRKPPRPDPGVSPMLAKLVTNRDADILATAYVRPEPDYARESPFDSILRQDKNGGRFIPDISPDDHAWAATALPATVFGKEEQTCLAEGIYFEARSESVKGQAAVAQVILNRVRNPTYPKTICGVVYQNKAWRNRCQFSFACDMIRDLIYSRSHWKTAKEVAMAVTAGKIWLPEVGSATHYHATYVKPAWAKTMKRVGQIGLHIFYRTYGGGWS; encoded by the coding sequence ATGATGCGTAGGAGTAAGCAGTCGCGTCGCAAGTTTCGCCTGTCCTTCTCCGCCTGGCGCGCCCCGGCCATCATCGGCCTCGCCATTTTCTTAGGCTTTCCGTCGGTCGCTGCCTATTCCGATCTCGCCACCTTTCTTTCTGGCATCAACCGGGGCGGCGAGCGTTGGCGCATGTATCTGACCCGGTCGCCGGCCGGATCGCTTCACGACGTCGACATGGTGTTTGCCGATCCGATCACGACCGGCGGGCTCGACGGCGGCGCCGGCATGACGCTCTCCGATGGCAGGCGCGTGGCCCTGACGGCCGAATCGAAGCATCAGGGCGGAACTCCCGACGAGGACCGCGTCACCCGCAAGCTGAAGAAGGGCCGAATCGTCGCCGTCACGCCGGTAACGCCGCCGAAGGACTTCAGCGCCGGCTCGATCCTGAAGCGCACGAGCTTCCTGATGGAGCCTGATTTCGACGGGGCGGAGAAGATGGCCTTCGCCAAGCCGAAGATCATTGGCAAGGAGATCGAGATCGCCACGGCCTTCTACCGCAGGAAGCCGCCGCGGCCGGACCCGGGCGTTTCGCCCATGCTTGCCAAGCTCGTGACCAACCGCGATGCCGACATCCTCGCCACTGCCTACGTCCGGCCGGAGCCGGACTATGCGCGTGAATCGCCTTTCGATTCGATCCTTCGCCAAGACAAGAACGGTGGACGGTTCATCCCGGACATCTCCCCCGACGATCATGCCTGGGCGGCGACGGCCTTGCCGGCGACGGTGTTCGGCAAGGAGGAGCAGACCTGTCTTGCCGAAGGCATCTACTTCGAGGCGCGCAGCGAATCGGTGAAGGGGCAGGCGGCAGTCGCCCAAGTGATTCTCAACCGGGTGCGCAATCCCACCTACCCGAAGACCATCTGCGGCGTCGTCTATCAGAACAAGGCCTGGCGCAACCGCTGCCAGTTCTCCTTCGCCTGCGACATGATCCGTGATCTCATCTATTCGCGTTCGCATTGGAAGACCGCAAAGGAGGTCGCGATGGCGGTCACCGCCGGAAAGATCTGGCTCCCGGAAGTCGGTTCTGCGACACACTACCATGCCACCTATGTGAAGCCCGCCTGGGCGAAGACCATGAAACGCGTGGGACAGATCGGTCTGCACATCTTCTATCGGACCTATGGCGGCGGCTGGAGTTGA
- a CDS encoding AtpZ/AtpI family protein: MTEKPEESLEARLKRLGEDIASKRVDVSDEAEVRSAESRKGYAAAMKLSSEFIAGIVVGAFLGYLLDHFAGTGPWGMIVLLLLGFCAGVLNVLRSAGLVATPDQRGGGTDDSKKDGDGA, translated from the coding sequence GTGACGGAGAAGCCGGAAGAAAGTCTGGAAGCGCGGCTGAAGCGCCTTGGCGAGGACATCGCGTCGAAGCGCGTGGATGTTTCGGACGAGGCGGAGGTTCGAAGCGCGGAGAGCCGCAAAGGCTACGCAGCAGCGATGAAGCTCTCCAGCGAGTTCATCGCCGGCATCGTGGTCGGGGCATTCCTGGGCTATCTTTTGGACCATTTTGCGGGTACAGGGCCGTGGGGCATGATCGTCCTCCTGCTTCTCGGTTTCTGTGCCGGTGTTTTGAATGTGCTGCGTTCTGCCGGTCTGGTGGCGACACCCGACCAGCGCGGAGGCGGTACTGATGATAGCAAGAAGGACGGTGACGGCGCCTGA
- a CDS encoding F0F1 ATP synthase subunit A, translated as MSNDPTHQFLVNKIVPIEIGGIDFSFTNASLFMVATVGAAAGFLYLTTSQRGVIPTRMQSVSELSYEFIASMLREGAGSHGMKFFPMVFSLFMFILTANLLGMFPYFFTVTSQIIVTFALAVFVIGTVLLYGFYKHGLGFLKLFVPHGVPGALLPLVVSIEVISFLSRPISLSVRLFANMLAGHITLKVFAGFVASLSAFGALGIGGAILPLIMTVALTGLEFLVAFLQAYVFAVLTCMYLNDAVHPGSH; from the coding sequence GTGTCAAACGATCCGACCCACCAGTTCCTGGTCAACAAGATTGTCCCGATCGAGATTGGCGGAATTGACTTTTCCTTCACCAATGCGTCGCTGTTCATGGTGGCGACCGTCGGTGCTGCCGCGGGCTTTCTCTACCTGACGACTTCTCAGCGCGGCGTCATCCCAACGCGCATGCAGTCGGTTTCTGAACTGTCCTACGAGTTCATCGCCTCGATGCTTCGCGAAGGGGCGGGCAGCCATGGGATGAAGTTCTTCCCGATGGTCTTCTCGCTGTTCATGTTCATCCTGACGGCGAACCTGCTCGGCATGTTCCCGTATTTCTTCACCGTCACCAGCCAGATCATCGTGACTTTCGCTCTCGCCGTCTTCGTGATCGGCACGGTCCTGCTCTACGGCTTTTACAAGCATGGTCTGGGCTTTCTCAAGCTCTTCGTGCCGCACGGCGTGCCGGGCGCGTTGCTGCCGCTCGTGGTGTCGATCGAAGTCATCTCTTTCCTATCCCGGCCCATCAGCCTCTCGGTCCGTCTCTTCGCAAACATGCTGGCCGGCCATATCACGCTGAAGGTCTTCGCAGGCTTCGTCGCCTCGCTCAGCGCTTTCGGTGCGCTCGGCATCGGTGGCGCGATCCTGCCGCTCATCATGACCGTCGCTCTCACCGGTCTTGAGTTCCTCGTCGCCTTCCTCCAGGCCTATGTCTTTGCGGTACTGACCTGCATGTACCTCAACGACGCTGTCCACCCGGGAAGCCACTAA
- a CDS encoding F0F1 ATP synthase subunit C: protein MDAEAAKFLGAGLACLGMAGTALGLGNIFGNYLAGALRNPSAADGQFGRLVFGFAVTEALGIFSLLVALLLLFAV, encoded by the coding sequence ATGGACGCGGAAGCAGCAAAGTTCTTGGGTGCAGGTCTTGCATGCCTTGGTATGGCCGGCACGGCTCTCGGCCTCGGCAACATCTTCGGCAACTATCTCGCTGGCGCTCTGCGCAATCCGTCGGCTGCTGACGGCCAGTTCGGCCGCCTCGTATTCGGCTTCGCCGTTACGGAAGCTCTGGGCATCTTCTCGCTGCTCGTAGCCCTGCTCCTCCTCTTCGCCGTCTAA
- a CDS encoding F0F1 ATP synthase subunit B produces MFVTAAYAQQSTTTEGAEAHDAPAAGEVHTETGVAHEGEHGSGVFPPFDSTHFASQLLWLAITFGLFYLLMSKVIIPRIGGILAKRHDRIAHDLDEASRLKGQADAAIASYEQELANAKAEGHSIADTAREDAKSKANADRAAVEAELTKKITAAEARIAEIKSKALADVGAIAEETATAVVKQLIGGNVTKTEIAAAVKASAGN; encoded by the coding sequence ATGTTTGTGACCGCGGCCTATGCCCAGCAGTCAACCACCACTGAAGGCGCCGAAGCACACGATGCCCCTGCGGCCGGTGAGGTGCACACCGAAACGGGTGTGGCCCACGAAGGCGAGCATGGTTCCGGCGTGTTCCCGCCCTTCGATTCGACTCATTTCGCTTCGCAGCTGCTCTGGCTGGCGATCACCTTCGGGCTTTTCTATCTCCTGATGTCGAAGGTCATCATTCCGCGCATTGGCGGGATTCTCGCAAAGCGCCATGACCGCATCGCCCACGATCTCGATGAAGCCTCCCGCTTAAAGGGCCAGGCCGATGCCGCGATCGCTTCCTACGAGCAGGAACTGGCGAATGCCAAGGCCGAGGGCCACTCGATTGCCGACACGGCCCGCGAAGACGCCAAGAGCAAGGCGAATGCCGACCGCGCGGCCGTGGAGGCCGAGCTCACAAAGAAGATTACCGCTGCCGAAGCGCGCATCGCCGAGATCAAATCCAAGGCGCTTGCCGATGTCGGCGCTATCGCCGAGGAGACGGCCACGGCCGTCGTCAAACAATTGATTGGCGGCAACGTCACGAAGACCGAGATCGCTGCGGCGGTCAAGGCGTCAGCCGGCAACTGA
- a CDS encoding F0F1 ATP synthase subunit B, with amino-acid sequence MALDATFYALVGLILFFALIAYLKVPGKIAEALDARADKIGNELAEAKRLREEAQALVAEYQRKRKDAEAEAANIVAAAQREAEMLAAEARQKTEDYVTRRTALSEQKIKQAESDAINAVRAAAVDLAISAAEKVLATKTDASAQDALFQKALGEVKGRLN; translated from the coding sequence ATGGCACTTGATGCGACTTTCTACGCCCTCGTCGGCCTGATCCTCTTCTTCGCTCTCATCGCCTATCTGAAGGTGCCGGGCAAGATCGCCGAAGCGCTCGACGCGCGTGCCGACAAGATCGGCAACGAACTTGCGGAAGCCAAGCGCCTGCGCGAGGAAGCCCAGGCCCTGGTTGCCGAATACCAGCGCAAGCGCAAGGATGCCGAGGCGGAAGCCGCCAACATCGTCGCTGCCGCCCAGCGCGAGGCGGAGATGCTGGCGGCGGAAGCCAGGCAGAAGACCGAGGACTACGTCACCCGCCGTACGGCCCTTTCCGAACAGAAGATCAAGCAGGCCGAAAGCGACGCAATCAACGCGGTTCGCGCGGCAGCCGTCGATCTCGCGATCAGCGCAGCCGAGAAAGTGCTTGCGACCAAGACCGACGCGAGCGCACAGGACGCCCTCTTCCAGAAGGCGCTCGGCGAGGTCAAGGGACGCCTGAACTAA
- a CDS encoding ribonuclease HII, with amino-acid sequence MSRRKSPDSPLFQLEPVLPDFSFEIAAKRDGFWPVAGADEAGRGPLAGPVVAAAVILDSEAVPAGLNDSKLLTAEQREALFNEIMATATVSIASSSAAHIDATDILKASLDAMRRAIDGLSVAARFALIDGRDVPQGLACHAKAIIKGDSRSVSIAAASIVAKVTRDRMMARADATFPAYGFAMHAGYATVRHRNAIDSHGPCSLHRMSFRPFRQEQEQPMAMSAEPLEVSS; translated from the coding sequence ATGTCACGTCGCAAGTCGCCCGATTCCCCGCTTTTTCAACTTGAGCCGGTGCTTCCGGACTTCAGCTTCGAAATCGCCGCCAAGCGGGATGGTTTTTGGCCGGTCGCCGGCGCCGACGAAGCCGGCCGCGGCCCGCTTGCAGGTCCGGTGGTGGCAGCAGCCGTCATCCTCGATTCCGAGGCCGTGCCGGCCGGTCTCAACGACAGCAAACTGCTGACGGCCGAGCAGCGCGAGGCCTTGTTCAACGAGATCATGGCGACGGCGACCGTGTCGATCGCCTCGTCCTCGGCGGCACATATCGACGCAACCGACATCCTCAAGGCAAGCCTCGACGCCATGCGCCGCGCGATCGACGGCCTGTCCGTGGCGGCGCGCTTCGCACTCATCGACGGCCGCGACGTTCCGCAGGGCCTCGCCTGCCACGCGAAGGCGATCATCAAGGGCGATTCCCGCTCCGTGTCGATCGCTGCCGCCTCCATCGTCGCGAAGGTCACCCGCGATCGCATGATGGCCCGCGCCGACGCGACCTTTCCCGCATACGGCTTTGCCATGCACGCAGGCTATGCCACGGTCCGGCACCGGAACGCCATCGACAGCCATGGACCGTGTTCGCTGCATCGGATGAGCTTCCGCCCGTTTCGGCAGGAGCAAGAGCAACCCATGGCAATGAGCGCCGAACCGCTCGAAGTCAGTTCCTGA
- a CDS encoding PA0069 family radical SAM protein, whose protein sequence is MTELSQLRQGAFAPANSAELAEAIVTGTGARIDVDRRRGRGAALNMSGRFEPRTREVFDDGWQTLEELPPFRTEVQVEKPRNVITRNESPDISFDRSINPYRGCEHGCIYCFARPTHAYMGLSAGLDFESKLFAKPDAPRLLERELARPDYKVRPIAIGTNTDPYQPIEKEWRIMRQILEVLKAANHPVMIVTKSALVTRDIDLLAPMAEKGLARVGISVTTLDRKLARAMEPRASTPPKRLEAIRAISEVGIPAGVMVAPIIPALNDHEIERVLDAAKTAGATEASYVLLRLPLEVSPLFRDWLLRNYPDRYRHVMSLVRSMRGGKDYDAEFGKRMKGAGPYAWQIGRRFELAAKRLELNLTRRQLRHDLFVPPLGMGVQLSLL, encoded by the coding sequence ATGACCGAGCTGTCTCAACTCAGGCAGGGTGCCTTTGCGCCCGCCAATAGCGCAGAGCTGGCTGAAGCGATCGTCACCGGTACGGGTGCCAGAATAGACGTCGATCGTCGGCGGGGACGCGGTGCCGCCCTCAACATGAGCGGACGTTTCGAACCGCGGACGCGCGAAGTGTTCGACGACGGCTGGCAGACGCTTGAGGAATTGCCGCCGTTCAGGACGGAAGTTCAGGTCGAAAAACCCCGCAACGTCATCACCCGCAACGAGTCGCCGGACATCTCCTTCGATCGTTCCATCAATCCTTACAGAGGCTGCGAGCACGGCTGCATCTACTGTTTCGCGCGGCCGACGCATGCCTATATGGGGCTCTCGGCGGGGCTTGATTTCGAATCGAAGCTCTTCGCCAAGCCGGACGCGCCCCGCTTGCTGGAACGGGAATTGGCGAGGCCGGATTATAAGGTGCGGCCGATCGCGATCGGCACCAACACGGATCCCTATCAGCCGATCGAGAAAGAGTGGCGCATCATGCGCCAGATCCTCGAGGTGCTGAAGGCCGCCAATCACCCGGTGATGATCGTTACCAAGTCGGCCCTGGTGACGCGCGACATCGATCTCCTCGCACCGATGGCGGAAAAAGGTCTGGCGCGCGTCGGCATTTCCGTGACCACCCTCGACCGCAAGCTGGCGCGTGCCATGGAGCCGCGGGCATCGACACCGCCAAAGCGGCTCGAAGCCATTCGCGCGATCTCTGAAGTAGGCATTCCCGCCGGCGTGATGGTGGCACCAATCATTCCCGCTCTCAACGATCATGAGATAGAGCGGGTGCTCGATGCCGCGAAAACGGCGGGCGCTACGGAAGCAAGCTACGTTCTCCTACGGCTGCCGCTGGAAGTTAGCCCGCTCTTCCGTGACTGGCTGCTCAGAAACTATCCGGACCGCTACAGACACGTGATGTCGCTCGTCCGCTCGATGCGCGGCGGCAAGGATTATGACGCCGAGTTCGGCAAGCGGATGAAGGGCGCCGGTCCCTATGCCTGGCAGATCGGCCGCCGCTTCGAACTTGCCGCCAAGCGCCTGGAGCTCAACCTCACCCGTCGCCAATTGCGGCACGATCTCTTCGTGCCGCCGCTGGGAATGGGAGTGCAGCTGTCGCTGCTTTAA
- a CDS encoding glycosyl transferase, with protein MLTIIMETRDNEAELAQTLSVLVAGAVEGLVSDVIILDHGSRDGSVHVADAAGCRFCAEWDLADVVRSARGDWLMLLEPGARPIGRWVDELIEYLALNKDPARFSPSRMHRRPFFKRLSQRAAPLETGFLLRKQDAVAVARADMQLSDIANARVVRKLATEIVPAWVALGNRSLAAPI; from the coding sequence ATGCTGACGATCATAATGGAGACACGCGACAACGAGGCGGAACTCGCGCAGACCTTGTCCGTGCTCGTCGCCGGGGCCGTCGAGGGGCTCGTCAGCGACGTGATCATTTTGGATCACGGCTCGAGAGATGGCTCGGTACACGTCGCCGATGCGGCCGGCTGCCGCTTCTGCGCCGAATGGGACCTCGCCGATGTGGTCCGTTCCGCGCGCGGTGATTGGCTGATGCTGCTCGAGCCGGGGGCCCGTCCGATAGGGCGCTGGGTGGACGAACTCATCGAATATCTGGCGCTCAACAAGGATCCGGCCCGGTTTTCACCATCGCGCATGCACAGGCGTCCGTTCTTCAAGCGCTTGTCGCAACGGGCCGCGCCGCTTGAAACCGGGTTTCTGCTGCGCAAGCAGGATGCCGTGGCTGTCGCGCGTGCCGATATGCAGCTCAGCGACATCGCCAATGCCCGGGTAGTCCGCAAGCTGGCGACCGAAATCGTTCCGGCCTGGGTTGCTCTCGGCAATCGATCTTTGGCCGCGCCTATTTGA
- the moaB gene encoding molybdenum cofactor biosynthesis protein B, with translation MPGIDETRSFIPVRVAVLTVSDTRTRADDKSGDTLEARIRDAGHRLEARAIVPDDRQKIYDQVKAWTLDAAIDVVITTGGTGFTGRDVTPEALEPLFEKRMDGFSEVFHRISYDKIGTSTIQSRATAGVANATFIFVLPGSPGACKDAWDGILKQQLDYRHMPCNFVEIMPRLDEHLKRG, from the coding sequence ATGCCCGGCATCGACGAAACACGTTCCTTCATTCCGGTTCGGGTCGCGGTCCTCACGGTTTCCGATACCCGCACGCGCGCCGACGACAAGTCGGGCGACACGCTCGAGGCACGCATCCGCGACGCCGGACATCGGCTCGAAGCGCGCGCAATCGTGCCCGACGACCGCCAGAAGATCTACGATCAGGTAAAGGCCTGGACGCTGGATGCGGCGATCGACGTCGTCATCACCACCGGCGGGACCGGCTTCACCGGCCGAGACGTGACGCCCGAAGCGCTGGAGCCGCTATTCGAGAAACGTATGGATGGGTTCTCGGAAGTGTTTCACCGGATCTCCTACGACAAGATCGGCACGTCGACAATTCAATCGCGGGCAACGGCCGGCGTTGCTAATGCCACTTTTATCTTCGTGTTGCCCGGCTCGCCCGGCGCCTGCAAGGACGCCTGGGACGGAATCCTGAAACAGCAGCTCGACTACCGGCACATGCCCTGCAACTTCGTTGAGATCATGCCCCGGCTGGACGAACACCTGAAACGCGGCTGA
- a CDS encoding 4-(cytidine 5'-diphospho)-2-C-methyl-D-erythritol kinase: MQADGIAGFALTRVAPAKINLALHVVGQRADGHHRLESVVTFAECGDRVAFSPADADRFTLSGPFARDLPVSAEGSTGNLVLRARDLLRRELTGRGDAAGPVHLHLEKNLPIASGIGGGSADAAATLRGLLSLWRAEIAPERLAELALELGADVPMCLDGGPLLARGIGEELAPLADLPSFAIVLVNPLVAVSTPVIFRMLAEKRNPPLTLPQGARTAADWLTALAGMRNDLERPAQTLEPTIEGVSAALRAAEAKLVRMSGSGATCFGLFDSDERAAAAAQRISAGHAEWYVHATRTAGMRD, translated from the coding sequence ATGCAGGCGGATGGCATCGCCGGCTTCGCGCTGACCCGCGTGGCGCCGGCCAAGATCAATCTCGCACTGCATGTCGTCGGTCAGCGCGCCGACGGACATCATCGTCTGGAAAGCGTCGTCACTTTTGCGGAGTGCGGCGACCGGGTGGCATTCTCGCCGGCGGATGCCGACCGCTTCACTCTGTCTGGTCCCTTCGCGCGCGATCTGCCGGTTTCGGCGGAAGGCAGTACGGGCAATCTAGTGCTGCGGGCCCGCGACCTCTTGCGGCGGGAGCTGACCGGACGCGGCGATGCTGCGGGGCCCGTGCATCTGCACCTGGAGAAGAACCTGCCGATCGCGTCGGGCATCGGCGGAGGCTCGGCGGACGCGGCTGCGACGCTACGGGGGCTGCTTTCCCTGTGGAGAGCAGAGATCGCCCCGGAAAGGCTCGCGGAGCTCGCGCTCGAACTTGGTGCCGATGTGCCCATGTGTCTCGACGGCGGGCCGCTGCTTGCGCGGGGGATCGGCGAAGAGCTTGCCCCGCTTGCCGATCTGCCGTCCTTTGCGATCGTCCTCGTCAATCCGCTCGTTGCCGTCTCGACCCCGGTCATCTTCCGGATGCTCGCCGAGAAGCGCAACCCTCCCCTCACCCTTCCGCAAGGCGCCCGCACGGCGGCGGACTGGCTGACGGCGCTTGCCGGTATGCGCAACGATCTGGAGCGACCGGCGCAAACCCTGGAGCCGACGATAGAGGGGGTGTCGGCTGCGTTGCGAGCCGCAGAAGCCAAATTGGTGCGTATGTCCGGTTCGGGCGCCACCTGCTTCGGCCTCTTCGACAGCGACGAAAGGGCGGCTGCGGCGGCACAGCGCATTTCCGCCGGTCATGCCGAGTGGTACGTTCACGCTACCCGAACCGCGGGGATGAGAGATTAG
- a CDS encoding tetratricopeptide repeat protein, producing MRHNTFLRLLGGAAMLALLCVTGSHQAFAEDKAAVEDARPFDVRSVNTFAGAFLAARTADVDRDFATATELYRIALRFEPDNPEVKQRLMITLLMSGKFDEGVKIADALKADPAVERITTTVRAIEAIRKREYRSAQKLLNYQGPNDLDRLMSTLLSSWARAGQGRPKEAVAQIKALEGPEWFRVFKNYHAGAIALVAGDKATARARLNDAILDREGGSAAPDTFMRAVEALARFEAREGNKQKALDTVAVGESMVNNYTPLEALRESIEKGEHQEQQVRNAAQGAAAVLFSIGGALNREGAEDIVTLYLQTARHLDPESADILVMLGGIAENLKKQEEAIALYKSVPADSPMRRISELQLGLALADVGKVDEAKKHLQALIEVDPKNIRNYLAYGSVLSDAKAYKEMGELYDRAVEAIGPVPKRSDWTVFFQRGIAYERQKVWAKAEPNFLKALELNPNQPQVLNYLGYSWVDMNINLDKGLEMIRKAVELKPDDGYIVDSLGWAYFRMNRFDEAVTELERAAELMAGDPTINDHLGDAYWRVGRKLEAVFQWNQALEMKPEEAEVPKIKAKIEKGLPPLKQNVPAAADAKETLPKKPGPELAAPDKKS from the coding sequence ATGCGGCATAATACATTCCTTCGCCTGCTCGGCGGAGCGGCAATGCTGGCTCTTCTGTGCGTGACCGGAAGCCACCAGGCCTTCGCTGAAGACAAGGCGGCCGTAGAGGATGCCCGGCCTTTCGACGTGAGGAGCGTCAACACCTTCGCCGGCGCCTTCCTGGCTGCACGGACGGCCGACGTCGATCGCGACTTCGCAACGGCGACGGAGCTCTACCGCATCGCCCTGCGCTTCGAACCGGACAATCCCGAGGTCAAGCAGCGGCTGATGATCACGCTGCTGATGAGCGGCAAGTTCGATGAAGGGGTCAAGATCGCCGACGCGTTGAAAGCCGATCCGGCCGTCGAGCGGATCACGACGACCGTGCGGGCCATCGAGGCGATCCGCAAGCGCGAATATCGCAGCGCCCAGAAGCTCCTGAATTATCAGGGCCCGAACGATCTCGATCGGCTGATGAGCACTTTGCTCTCCTCCTGGGCGCGGGCCGGCCAGGGCAGGCCCAAGGAGGCCGTCGCGCAGATCAAGGCGCTCGAAGGGCCGGAGTGGTTCCGGGTGTTCAAGAACTATCACGCCGGCGCGATCGCCCTTGTGGCCGGCGACAAGGCAACCGCCCGTGCCAGGCTGAACGACGCCATTCTCGACCGGGAAGGCGGCAGTGCCGCACCGGATACGTTCATGCGCGCGGTCGAGGCGCTGGCCCGCTTCGAGGCCCGCGAGGGCAACAAGCAGAAGGCGCTGGATACGGTTGCCGTCGGCGAGAGCATGGTCAACAACTACACGCCACTCGAGGCGCTCAGGGAGAGCATCGAAAAGGGCGAGCACCAGGAACAACAGGTGCGCAACGCCGCGCAAGGGGCTGCCGCCGTCCTCTTCTCGATCGGCGGCGCCCTCAACCGCGAGGGAGCGGAAGACATCGTCACGCTTTATCTTCAGACCGCCCGCCACCTGGATCCGGAAAGCGCCGATATCCTGGTCATGCTCGGCGGCATCGCCGAAAATCTGAAGAAGCAGGAAGAGGCGATCGCGCTTTACAAGAGCGTGCCGGCAGATTCCCCGATGCGCCGCATCTCCGAGCTTCAGCTCGGCCTGGCGCTGGCCGACGTCGGCAAGGTCGACGAGGCGAAGAAGCACCTGCAGGCGCTGATCGAAGTCGATCCGAAGAACATCCGCAACTATCTCGCCTATGGCAGCGTGCTTTCCGACGCCAAGGCCTACAAGGAAATGGGCGAGCTTTACGACCGCGCCGTCGAGGCCATCGGCCCGGTGCCGAAGCGCAGCGATTGGACGGTGTTCTTCCAGAGGGGGATCGCCTATGAGCGGCAGAAGGTCTGGGCGAAGGCGGAGCCGAATTTCCTGAAGGCGCTTGAGCTCAATCCGAACCAGCCGCAGGTCCTGAACTATCTCGGCTATTCGTGGGTCGACATGAACATCAACCTCGACAAGGGCTTGGAGATGATCCGCAAGGCGGTCGAGCTGAAGCCCGACGACGGTTACATCGTCGACTCGCTCGGATGGGCCTATTTCCGCATGAACCGCTTCGACGAGGCGGTGACCGAATTGGAGCGCGCCGCCGAGCTGATGGCCGGCGACCCGACGATCAACGACCATCTCGGCGATGCTTATTGGCGGGTCGGTCGCAAGCTCGAGGCCGTCTTCCAGTGGAACCAGGCTCTCGAAATGAAGCCCGAGGAAGCGGAAGTTCCGAAGATCAAGGCCAAGATCGAGAAGGGCCTGCCGCCGCTCAAGCAGAACGTTCCAGCCGCGGCGGACGCCAAGGAGACGCTGCCGAAAAAGCCGGGCCCTGAGCTTGCCGCGCCGGACAAGAAATCCTGA
- a CDS encoding polyprenyl synthetase family protein — MGVVIPLEDNKNKQASVKPLVDLTASDMERVNQLILSKAGSDVQMIPEVANHLISSGGKRLRPMLTLAAASMFGYEGDAHVKLATSVEFMHTATLLHDDVVDESNLRRGKSTARTIWGNQASVLVGDFLLGQAFRMMVDVGSLDALDVLSTAASVIAEGEVLQLSVAKNMETTEDDYLQVIRAKTAALFAAAAEVGPIVASASRSDRNALKSYGMNLGLAFQLVDDVLDYGGSSSDLGKNVGDDFREGKITLPVILSYRRGTPEDRAFWREAIEGGASDAANLDKALGLIRRYGGLTDTIARAQHYGTIARDALAPLPASSWKSALIEVIDFCIDRLS, encoded by the coding sequence TTGGGCGTAGTGATACCGCTGGAAGACAATAAAAACAAACAGGCTTCCGTGAAGCCGCTCGTCGACCTGACGGCGTCCGACATGGAGCGCGTCAATCAGCTCATCCTCTCCAAAGCCGGCTCCGACGTGCAGATGATTCCGGAGGTCGCCAACCACCTGATTTCCTCCGGCGGAAAGCGGTTGCGGCCGATGCTGACGCTCGCTGCAGCCTCGATGTTCGGCTACGAGGGCGACGCCCATGTCAAGCTCGCAACAAGCGTCGAGTTCATGCATACGGCGACGCTGCTGCACGACGATGTCGTCGATGAAAGCAATCTTAGGCGCGGCAAGTCGACGGCGCGGACGATCTGGGGCAATCAGGCGAGCGTGCTCGTAGGCGACTTCCTGCTCGGCCAGGCGTTCCGCATGATGGTCGACGTCGGCTCGCTCGACGCGCTCGACGTGCTGTCGACCGCCGCGTCGGTGATCGCCGAGGGCGAAGTGCTGCAGCTCTCGGTCGCCAAGAACATGGAGACAACCGAAGACGATTACCTGCAGGTCATCCGGGCCAAGACCGCGGCGCTTTTTGCCGCCGCCGCGGAGGTCGGACCGATCGTCGCGAGCGCCAGCCGGTCCGACCGCAATGCGCTGAAATCCTACGGCATGAATCTCGGCCTCGCCTTCCAGCTGGTCGACGACGTTCTCGACTATGGCGGCTCGTCGAGCGATCTCGGCAAGAATGTCGGCGACGACTTCCGCGAGGGAAAGATCACCCTTCCGGTCATCCTTTCCTACCGGCGCGGCACGCCGGAGGATCGAGCTTTCTGGCGCGAAGCGATCGAAGGCGGCGCCAGCGATGCGGCCAACCTCGACAAAGCCCTCGGCCTCATACGCCGCTACGGCGGATTGACCGACACGATCGCCCGCGCCCAGCACTATGGAACGATTGCGCGCGACGCTCTGGCGCCGTTGCCGGCCTCTTCCTGGAAGTCCGCCTTGATCGAGGTGATCGACTTCTGCATCGATCGGCTCAGCTGA